DNA sequence from the Agromyces aureus genome:
GCGGTCGCGGTGGGCAACCGCAGGGGCACGCGCGCGCCCTGGTCGATGCCGTGGTCGAGGTCGGTCATGTGCAGTCTCCGTGGGGGTGGGCACTCCGTCGTGCCGATGGGGGAGGCGTCAGCCGGGGGTGTCGCGACGCCGTAAGCGAATGGTGTTCGTTTATTATGCATATCGAGGTCGCATCCGGGAAGAGGGTTACCCTGATCCGGGACATTCGGCACCGCCGGGCCCGCGACATCCCGCTCGACAGGGCCCACTCGACAGGGCCCGCGACATCCGATGGAGGAGGCGTACATGGCGAGGCCCAAGGTGCCCCTGCTCTCGGTCGATCGCATCGCGGATGCCGCGCTCGAACTCGTCGACTCGGGCCAGCCGTTCGGGGTCAACGCCCTCGCCCGCCGCCTCGGCGTCACCCCGTCGTCGCTCTACAACCACGTCGACGGGCGCGACGGCATCATCGAGCTCATGCGCGGCCGCTTCTCGCGCGAGGCCGCCGGAGGGGCGCAGGCCACCGGAGGCGAATGGCACGAGATCGTCGCCGACACGATGCGCGCACAGCGGCGCATGTACGCGGCGCACCCGAACCTCGTGCCGCTCATCGTCGGCAAGACGATCACCGATCCGTACGTCATCGCGAGCTACGACCACCTCGCCACGACGCTCGTCGACGCGGGGTTCCCCGAAGATGAGGTGCTCGGCGTTATCGCCCTGCTCGACGCCTTCGCGATCGGCTTCGGCCTCGACCTCGCCTCGCCGCACGACGTGTGGCAGCCAGAGGGCGAGACGCAGACGCTCGGACGCCTCATCGCCGACGCGCCGCACGGCGACGAGCGCTCCGACCGCGCCTTCGACCTCGGCCTCGACCTCCTCATCGAGTCGCTGCGCGCTCGCCTCGCCCGCCTCTCGGCCCCGCCCGCCCCGGTGGTCGAGTAGCGAAGCGTATCGAGACCCGCCTGCCCCCGACATCCGCCCCGGTGTACCGTCGGCACAGGAGACGGCGAACGGGGGAGCCATGTCGACCACGCGACCGAACGCCGCGCCGTCGCCCACGCCGCCGCCCACCGTGCACCTCGGCACGGGCAGCCTCACCGCGGTCGTCGTCGGCTCGATGGTGGGCGCGGGCGTGTTCTCGCTGCCGGGCCAGTTCGCCGCGAACACGGGCGTCGTCGGCGCCCTCATCGCGTGGACGATCGCCGGCACGGGCATGCTCATGCTCGCCTTCACGTTCCAGGCGCTCGTGAACCGCAAGCCGCACCTCGACGCGGGTGTCTACTCGTACGCGAAGACCGGGTTCGGCGACCTGCTCGGCTTCTTCTCGGCGTTCGGCTACTGGGCGAGCGCGTGCGTCGGCAACGTCACCTACTGGGTGCTCATCATGTCGACGCTCGGCGCGTGGATCCCCGCGCTCGGCGACGGCGACACCGTCATCGCGATGCTCGGGGCGACCGCGGGCCTCTGGGTCACGTTCCTGCTCGTGCGCCGGGGCGTGCGCGAGGCGGCCGCCGTGAACCGCATCGTCACGGTCGCCAAGCTCGTGCCGATCGTGGTGTTCATCGTGATCGCGCTCACGGTGCTCGACCCCGAGATGTTCGCGGCGAACCTGTTCGGCGGCGTCGACGCCGGCCCGCTCTTCGACCAGGTCCGTGGCACGATGCTCGTCACGGTCTTCGCGTTCCTCGGCGTCGAGGGCGCGAGCGTCTACTCGCGGCACGCGAGACGGAGAGCGGATGTCGGCAGGGCCACCGTGCTGGGCTTCCTCTCGGTGCTCGCGGTCTTCGCGTCCGTCACGATCGTGTCGTACGGCGTGCTGCCCGCCGACGAGATCGCCGCCCTCCGCGAACCGTCGATGGCGGGTGTGCTCGAGGCCGCGGTCGGCGAGTGGGGCGCCGTGCTCGTGAGCATCGCCCTCATCGTCGCGGTTCTGGGCGCCTACCTCGCCTGGACGCTGATGGCCGCCGAGGTCGTCTTCACCGCGGCCCGCGACGGCGACTTCCCGCGCGTCTTCGCGACCATGAGCTCGCGCGACGTGCCCACGGTCGCCCTGCTCGGCTCGACGATCTTCGCCCAACTCGTGCTCGTCGTGGCCTTCTTCTCGGAGGACGTCTTCGGCTTCGCCCTCGACCTCACCAGCGCCCTCGCGCTCGTGCCGCTCCTGTTCGCGGCCGGCTATCTCCTGAAGATCGCGATCCGCCGCGACGGCTACGGGCCGGACGCCGCGGGCTCGCCGGGTGTCGGGGCATCGGGATCGACGGATGCCGCGGCGCGCCGCTCGCGCACCCGTGAACTCGTGATCGGGGCCCTCGCCACCGGCTACGTGATCTTCCTCCTGCTCGGGGCCGGACTCGAGCTGCTGCTCATCTCCCTCATCGTGCAGGCGCCCGCAACCCTGCTCTACTTTTTGGCCCGCCGCGAGAACGGGCGTCTGCTCATCGCCTCGCGCTGGGACGTCGTCGTGCTCGCCGTCGCCTTCACGGGGGCCGTCGTCGCGGTCGTCGGCCTCTCGGCGGGCTGGCTCGGCATCTGACGCGGGCGCCGCCTCCCTGCTCCGCACCCGATCCAGATGACAGAACCTGCCGCCTCGGGTGGGTCCGATACGACAGGTTGTGGCAGCTCGGCGGCCCCTTGCAACGCGAAGCAGGCGCAGGGACGCCCGGCCGCGGCATCCGCTCGCCGAATAGACTGGGCGGGTGCCAGTGAACCCCGAGCTGCAGGGGCGGGTCTTCCCGCCGGCCGAGCCGTACCTCGTCGGTCGCGAGAAGGTGCGCGAGTTCGCGCGCGCCGTGTTCGCGACGCATCCGATCAACCTCGACCCCGCTGCGGCGCAGGCCGCGGGCTACGCCGACGTCGTCGCGCCGCCCACGTTCGCGGTGGTCGTGCAGGAGCACACGCTCGCGCAGCTGCTCTCCGAGCCCGACGCGGGCATCGACTTCACGCGCGTCGTGCACGGCGACCAGCGCTTCACGTCGACCCGGCCGATCGTCGCGGGCGACCTGCTCACCGCGACGCTCACGGTGTCGAGCGTGAAGACGCTCGGCCCGCACTCGATGGTGACGGCCGAGACGAATGTGACCGATTCGGCGGGCGAGCACGTCGTGACCGCGATCTCGACCCTCGTGGTTCGAGGTGAGGAGTGATGGCCGCCGTGCAGCAGACCCCGGTGCAGCAGACCCCCGTGTTCGAGGAGCTCGCCGTCGGCGACGTCGTGGCCGAGCAGGAGTTCGCCCTCACCCGCGACTCGCTCGTGCGCTACGCCGGGGCCTCGGGCGACTTCAACCCGATCCACTACCGCGACGACGTCGCCGCCACGGTCGGCCTGCCCGGCGTGCTCGCGCACGGCATGCTCACCATGGGCTTCGCGGTGCAGCCCGTCGTCGACTGGGCCGGCGACCCCGGCCGCGT
Encoded proteins:
- a CDS encoding basic amino acid/polyamine antiporter, which produces MSTTRPNAAPSPTPPPTVHLGTGSLTAVVVGSMVGAGVFSLPGQFAANTGVVGALIAWTIAGTGMLMLAFTFQALVNRKPHLDAGVYSYAKTGFGDLLGFFSAFGYWASACVGNVTYWVLIMSTLGAWIPALGDGDTVIAMLGATAGLWVTFLLVRRGVREAAAVNRIVTVAKLVPIVVFIVIALTVLDPEMFAANLFGGVDAGPLFDQVRGTMLVTVFAFLGVEGASVYSRHARRRADVGRATVLGFLSVLAVFASVTIVSYGVLPADEIAALREPSMAGVLEAAVGEWGAVLVSIALIVAVLGAYLAWTLMAAEVVFTAARDGDFPRVFATMSSRDVPTVALLGSTIFAQLVLVVAFFSEDVFGFALDLTSALALVPLLFAAGYLLKIAIRRDGYGPDAAGSPGVGASGSTDAAARRSRTRELVIGALATGYVIFLLLGAGLELLLISLIVQAPATLLYFLARRENGRLLIASRWDVVVLAVAFTGAVVAVVGLSAGWLGI
- a CDS encoding MaoC family dehydratase, whose amino-acid sequence is MAAVQQTPVQQTPVFEELAVGDVVAEQEFALTRDSLVRYAGASGDFNPIHYRDDVAATVGLPGVLAHGMLTMGFAVQPVVDWAGDPGRVLDYQVRFTRPVVVDPSFGATVTVTAKVGQLDAEARAARIDLTVSFGGATVLGKAQVRVVLG
- a CDS encoding FAS1-like dehydratase domain-containing protein; the encoded protein is MPVNPELQGRVFPPAEPYLVGREKVREFARAVFATHPINLDPAAAQAAGYADVVAPPTFAVVVQEHTLAQLLSEPDAGIDFTRVVHGDQRFTSTRPIVAGDLLTATLTVSSVKTLGPHSMVTAETNVTDSAGEHVVTAISTLVVRGEE
- a CDS encoding TetR/AcrR family transcriptional regulator C-terminal domain-containing protein; protein product: MARPKVPLLSVDRIADAALELVDSGQPFGVNALARRLGVTPSSLYNHVDGRDGIIELMRGRFSREAAGGAQATGGEWHEIVADTMRAQRRMYAAHPNLVPLIVGKTITDPYVIASYDHLATTLVDAGFPEDEVLGVIALLDAFAIGFGLDLASPHDVWQPEGETQTLGRLIADAPHGDERSDRAFDLGLDLLIESLRARLARLSAPPAPVVE